Proteins from a genomic interval of Bradyrhizobium sp. CCBAU 53340:
- a CDS encoding branched-chain amino acid ABC transporter permease, whose protein sequence is MQALYAQLLVGLINGSFYALLSLGLAVIFGMLNIINFAHGALYMMGAFVAYFLLNLGGINYWWALLLAPIIVGIFGMILERTMLQWLTGLDHLYGLLLTFGIALIVQGVFQNYFGSSGLPYAIPDQLKGGMNLGFMFLPVYRGWVVIFSLVVCLATWFLIEKTRLGAYLRAATENPTLVRAFGINVPRMITLTYGLGVGLAALAGVLSAPINQVRPLMGADLIIVVFAVVVIGGMGSIMGSIITGFALGVIEGLTKYFYPEASNTVVFVLMVLVLLVKPTGLTGRAA, encoded by the coding sequence ATGCAGGCTCTCTACGCACAGCTACTGGTAGGACTGATCAACGGCTCGTTCTACGCGCTGCTCAGTCTCGGGCTCGCCGTCATCTTCGGCATGCTCAACATCATCAATTTCGCCCATGGCGCGCTCTACATGATGGGCGCCTTCGTCGCCTATTTCCTGCTGAACCTCGGCGGCATCAATTACTGGTGGGCGCTGCTGCTGGCGCCGATCATTGTCGGCATCTTCGGCATGATCCTGGAACGGACCATGCTGCAATGGCTGACCGGCCTCGACCATCTCTACGGCCTGCTCTTGACCTTCGGCATCGCGCTGATCGTGCAGGGCGTGTTCCAGAACTACTTCGGCTCCTCCGGCCTGCCTTACGCCATTCCGGACCAGCTCAAGGGCGGCATGAATCTCGGCTTCATGTTCTTGCCCGTCTACCGTGGCTGGGTCGTCATCTTCTCGCTGGTGGTGTGTCTGGCCACCTGGTTCCTGATCGAGAAGACGCGGCTCGGCGCTTACCTCCGCGCCGCCACTGAAAATCCGACGCTGGTGCGTGCCTTCGGCATCAACGTGCCGCGCATGATCACGTTGACCTACGGCCTCGGCGTCGGCCTCGCCGCGCTTGCCGGCGTGCTCTCGGCGCCGATCAACCAGGTGCGGCCGCTGATGGGCGCCGACCTCATCATCGTCGTGTTCGCGGTTGTCGTGATCGGCGGCATGGGATCGATCATGGGCTCCATCATCACCGGCTTCGCGCTCGGTGTGATCGAGGGCCTGACCAAATATTTCTACCCCGAGGCCTCCAACACCGTCGTGTTCGTGCTGATGGTACTGGTGCTCTTGGTGAAGCCAACGGGATTGACGGGAAGGGCAGCCTGA
- a CDS encoding ABC transporter substrate-binding protein: MKKSIASLLLGTALAVTATGAAFAQDKTVKIGALSDQSGLYADLGGPGSTLAAQMAVEDSGLTGKGWKIDIISGDHQNKPDIGTAIARQWFDVDKVDIIVDVPNSGVALAVNNVVKEKNGVYINSGAATSDLTNAQCSPNTVHWTYDTYMLAHTTGQALVKAGGDTWFFLTADYAFGAALERDTTAVVTANGGKVVGGVKHPLNTPDFSSFLLQAQASKAKIIGLANAGGDTTNTIKQAAEFGIGKGGQKLAALLLFLTDVKAIGLETAQGLNFTETFYWDMNDQTRAFSKRFSEKMKNGAMPTMVQAGVYAGVRHYLKALEALGGNPHDGVKVVEKMKSMPTEDDLFGKGEIQPNGRTIHNAYLFEVKKPSESKGPWDFYKLVGTVPGDQAFTPLSESKCALLKK; this comes from the coding sequence ATGAAAAAGTCGATTGCATCGTTGTTGCTCGGCACGGCGTTGGCCGTGACTGCCACTGGCGCCGCCTTCGCACAGGACAAGACCGTCAAGATCGGTGCGTTGTCCGATCAGTCCGGCCTCTATGCCGATCTCGGCGGGCCCGGCTCCACGCTCGCCGCCCAGATGGCGGTTGAAGATTCCGGCCTGACGGGCAAGGGCTGGAAGATCGACATCATCTCCGGCGATCATCAGAACAAGCCTGACATCGGCACCGCGATCGCGCGGCAGTGGTTCGACGTCGACAAGGTCGACATCATCGTCGACGTGCCGAACTCCGGCGTGGCGCTCGCCGTCAACAACGTCGTCAAGGAAAAGAACGGCGTCTACATCAATTCGGGCGCGGCGACCTCGGACCTCACCAATGCGCAGTGCTCGCCCAACACCGTGCACTGGACCTACGACACCTACATGCTGGCCCACACCACGGGCCAGGCGCTGGTGAAGGCCGGTGGCGACACCTGGTTCTTCCTGACGGCGGACTACGCCTTCGGAGCGGCACTGGAGCGCGATACCACCGCGGTCGTCACTGCCAATGGCGGCAAGGTGGTCGGCGGCGTCAAACATCCGCTCAACACGCCGGACTTCTCCTCCTTCCTGCTCCAGGCGCAGGCCTCGAAGGCCAAGATCATCGGCCTTGCCAATGCCGGCGGTGATACCACCAACACGATCAAGCAGGCGGCCGAGTTCGGCATCGGCAAGGGCGGCCAGAAGCTCGCGGCGCTGCTGCTGTTCCTCACCGACGTCAAGGCGATCGGCCTCGAGACGGCGCAGGGCCTCAACTTCACCGAGACGTTTTACTGGGACATGAACGACCAGACCCGGGCGTTCTCCAAGCGGTTCTCGGAGAAGATGAAGAACGGCGCGATGCCGACCATGGTGCAGGCGGGTGTCTATGCGGGCGTGCGCCACTATCTCAAGGCTCTCGAAGCGCTCGGCGGCAATCCGCATGACGGCGTCAAGGTGGTCGAGAAGATGAAGTCGATGCCGACCGAAGACGATCTGTTCGGCAAGGGCGAGATCCAGCCGAACGGCCGCACCATCCACAACGCCTATCTATTCGAGGTGAAGAAGCCCTCCGAGTCCAAGGGACCGTGGGACTTCTACAAGCTCGTCGGCACGGTGCCGGGCGACCAGGCCTTCACGCCGCTCTCCGAGAGCAAGTGCGCGCTGCTCAAGAAATAA
- a CDS encoding inorganic phosphate transporter, which translates to MDAALGLPVLVGLIAVALLFDFLNGLHDAANSIATIVSTRVLRPQFAVFWAAFFNFVAFMVFGLHVAQTIGTGIIDPAIVDAQVIFAALVGAIVWNLVTWGLGIPSSSSHALIGGLVGGGMAKAGISAAVWSGLTKAVLAIVLSPLVGFLLAMMLVAIVSWLSVRSTPFAVDRAFRILQFASASLYSLGHGGNDAQKTMGIIAVLLYSQGHLGNEFSVPFWVVLSCQAAMALGTLMGGWRIVRTMGLRITKLTPMQGFCAETGGAATLFIATFLGVPVSTTHTITGAIVGVGAARRVSAVRWNVASSIVYAWVITIPASAIVAALSWWAVQFFK; encoded by the coding sequence GTGGATGCTGCGTTGGGTCTTCCCGTCCTGGTCGGACTGATCGCCGTCGCGCTGCTGTTCGACTTCCTGAACGGCCTGCACGATGCCGCCAATTCGATCGCGACCATCGTCTCGACCCGGGTGCTGCGGCCGCAATTCGCAGTGTTCTGGGCCGCGTTTTTCAATTTCGTCGCCTTCATGGTGTTCGGCCTGCACGTGGCCCAGACCATCGGCACCGGCATCATCGATCCCGCGATCGTCGATGCCCAGGTGATCTTCGCAGCCCTTGTCGGCGCCATCGTCTGGAATCTCGTGACCTGGGGGCTCGGCATTCCGTCCTCGTCCTCGCATGCGCTGATCGGCGGCCTCGTCGGTGGCGGCATGGCCAAGGCCGGAATATCGGCGGCGGTCTGGAGCGGCCTCACCAAGGCGGTGCTGGCGATCGTGCTGTCGCCGCTGGTCGGCTTCCTGCTTGCGATGATGCTGGTTGCGATCGTGTCCTGGCTGTCGGTGCGCTCGACGCCGTTCGCGGTCGACCGTGCTTTCCGCATCCTGCAATTCGCCTCCGCCTCGCTCTATTCGCTCGGCCATGGCGGCAATGACGCGCAGAAGACGATGGGCATCATCGCCGTGCTGCTGTATTCGCAGGGCCATCTCGGCAACGAATTCTCGGTGCCATTCTGGGTGGTGCTCTCTTGCCAGGCGGCGATGGCGCTGGGCACGCTGATGGGTGGCTGGCGCATCGTCCGCACCATGGGCCTGCGCATCACCAAGCTGACGCCGATGCAGGGCTTCTGTGCCGAGACAGGCGGCGCGGCGACCCTGTTCATCGCCACCTTCCTCGGCGTTCCCGTCTCGACCACCCACACCATCACCGGCGCCATCGTCGGCGTCGGTGCGGCTCGGCGCGTTTCGGCGGTGCGCTGGAACGTGGCGAGCTCGATCGTCTATGCCTGGGTGATCACGATCCCGGCCTCGGCCATCGTCGCGGCGCTCTCCTGGTGGGCGGTCCAGTTCTTCAAGTAA
- a CDS encoding branched-chain amino acid ABC transporter permease: protein MTALTDDTLPVTPRAMRDEMIVFAVMALLLAVVPFTGVYPFFVMQALCFALLACAFNLLIGYGGLLSFGHAMFMGTAGYCSAHALKVWALPPELGVLVGIAAAFGLSLITGYISIRRQGIYFSMITLALSQLLYFIYLQAPFTHGEDGIQGIPQGHMFGVLDLSKPTVLYYVVLAGFLAGFLLIYRIINSPFGEVLKSIRENEPRAISLGYRTDQYKFLAFVLSGTLAGFAGALKVFVAQNASLTDVHWSMSGEVVLMTLVGGLGTIFGPVVGAFVIIAMQQYLAGFGQWVTVIQGSIFVVCVLTFRRGVIGEIAHYLRRSL from the coding sequence ATGACAGCCTTGACGGACGATACGCTGCCGGTAACTCCGCGCGCGATGCGTGATGAGATGATCGTCTTCGCAGTGATGGCGCTGTTGCTGGCCGTGGTACCCTTTACGGGAGTCTATCCGTTCTTCGTGATGCAGGCGCTGTGCTTTGCCCTGCTGGCCTGCGCCTTCAATCTCCTGATCGGCTATGGCGGCCTGTTGTCGTTCGGTCATGCGATGTTCATGGGCACCGCCGGCTATTGCAGCGCGCATGCGCTGAAGGTCTGGGCGCTGCCGCCCGAGCTTGGCGTCCTCGTCGGAATCGCGGCTGCGTTCGGGCTGTCACTCATCACCGGCTACATCTCGATCCGCCGCCAGGGCATCTATTTCTCGATGATCACACTGGCGCTGTCGCAGCTGCTGTACTTCATCTACCTGCAGGCGCCGTTCACCCATGGCGAGGACGGTATCCAGGGCATTCCGCAGGGGCACATGTTTGGCGTGCTCGATCTGTCGAAGCCGACCGTGCTCTATTATGTCGTGCTGGCCGGCTTCCTCGCCGGCTTCCTGCTGATCTACCGCATCATCAACTCGCCGTTTGGCGAGGTTCTCAAATCGATCCGCGAGAACGAGCCGCGCGCGATCTCGCTGGGCTACCGGACCGACCAGTACAAGTTCCTGGCGTTTGTCCTGTCGGGGACGCTGGCAGGCTTTGCCGGCGCGCTGAAAGTGTTCGTGGCGCAGAACGCCTCGCTCACCGACGTGCACTGGTCGATGTCCGGCGAAGTCGTGCTGATGACGCTGGTCGGCGGTCTCGGCACCATCTTCGGGCCCGTGGTCGGCGCCTTCGTCATCATCGCCATGCAGCAATATCTCGCCGGCTTCGGCCAATGGGTGACGGTGATCCAGGGCTCGATCTTCGTGGTCTGCGTGCTCACCTTCCGCCGTGGCGTCATCGGGGAAATCGCGCATTACCTCCGGCGCTCGCTCTAA
- a CDS encoding ABC transporter ATP-binding protein has translation MPETAMAEAPARAATGGNILQVRNLEAWYGESHILHGINFDVKAGEVVTLLGRNGAGKTTTLKSIMGIIGKRAGSIKFNDQEIIRATSDKIARMGIAFCPEERGIFSSLDVRENLLLPPVVRAGGLPLEQIFDLFPNLKERLNSQGTKLSGGEQQMLAIARILRTGASFLMLDEPTEGLAPVIIQQIGHTIARLKKEGFTILLVEQNFRFASTVADRYYVVEHGKIIDGFSNAELAANMDKLHTYLGV, from the coding sequence ATGCCTGAGACTGCAATGGCCGAGGCACCGGCGCGGGCCGCAACCGGCGGCAACATCCTCCAGGTTCGCAACCTGGAAGCCTGGTACGGCGAGTCCCACATCCTGCACGGGATCAATTTCGACGTGAAGGCGGGCGAGGTCGTCACGCTGCTCGGGCGTAACGGCGCCGGCAAGACCACCACGCTGAAATCGATCATGGGCATCATCGGCAAGCGTGCCGGTTCGATCAAATTCAACGATCAGGAGATCATCCGCGCGACCTCCGACAAGATTGCGCGCATGGGCATCGCGTTCTGCCCGGAGGAGCGGGGAATCTTTTCCAGCCTCGACGTGCGGGAGAACCTCTTGCTGCCGCCGGTGGTGCGCGCAGGCGGGCTGCCGCTCGAGCAGATCTTCGATCTGTTCCCGAACCTGAAAGAACGTCTCAACAGCCAGGGCACCAAGCTCTCCGGCGGTGAGCAGCAGATGCTGGCGATCGCGCGCATCCTGCGCACCGGCGCGAGCTTCCTGATGCTGGACGAGCCGACCGAAGGTCTGGCGCCCGTCATCATCCAGCAGATCGGCCACACCATTGCGCGGCTCAAGAAGGAGGGCTTCACGATCCTCCTTGTCGAGCAGAACTTCCGCTTCGCATCCACCGTCGCCGATCGTTATTACGTGGTGGAGCACGGCAAGATCATTGACGGATTTTCCAATGCGGAGCTTGCCGCCAACATGGACAAGCTCCACACCTATCTCGGCGTCTAG
- a CDS encoding DUF47 domain-containing protein yields the protein MMRWFRAFLPKEERFFDLFDRHAKTVIQGAIALQGVLNGGEETPVYCQRVSQFENDADNVTREVLTAVRRTFITPFDRGDIKNLITSLDDAIDQMQQTAKAVMLFEVRTFEPPMREIGALLIECANLVGRALPLMQEIGKNVAMLTAITEELTKLEGRVDDLHDIGLKELFLKHRNGNAMDFIVGVEIYDHLEKVADRFDDVANEINSIVIEQV from the coding sequence ATGATGCGTTGGTTTCGCGCTTTCCTGCCCAAGGAAGAACGGTTCTTCGACCTGTTCGACCGCCATGCCAAGACCGTGATCCAGGGCGCGATTGCGCTTCAGGGTGTGCTGAACGGAGGCGAGGAGACGCCGGTCTACTGCCAGCGCGTCAGCCAGTTCGAGAATGACGCCGACAACGTCACGCGCGAGGTGCTGACGGCGGTGCGGCGAACCTTCATCACGCCGTTCGACCGGGGCGACATCAAGAACCTCATCACCTCGCTGGACGACGCCATCGACCAGATGCAGCAGACGGCCAAGGCCGTGATGCTGTTCGAGGTCCGCACCTTCGAGCCGCCGATGCGCGAAATCGGCGCGCTCCTGATCGAATGCGCCAATCTGGTGGGACGCGCGCTGCCGCTGATGCAGGAGATCGGCAAGAACGTCGCCATGCTGACCGCGATCACGGAGGAACTGACCAAGCTCGAGGGCCGCGTCGACGATCTCCATGACATCGGCCTGAAGGAGCTGTTCCTCAAGCACCGCAACGGCAACGCGATGGATTTCATCGTCGGCGTCGAGATCTACGACCACCTCGAGAAGGTGGCCGATCGCTTCGACGACGTCGCGAACGAGATCAACAGCATCGTCATCGAGCAAGTGTAG